Proteins encoded within one genomic window of Oryza brachyantha chromosome 7, ObraRS2, whole genome shotgun sequence:
- the LOC102711170 gene encoding ferredoxin, root R-B1-like, with protein sequence MSTCKLASHAPGSNIIRQPPSSMAATPTRSSSTARASCCYSSRRPTAAPALRARAAWRRKLCVPAMDLYRVKLVSPEGEEHEFDAPGDACILDSADSAGVELPYSCRAGDCSACAGRIEDGVVDQSGGSYLDDAQRADGYVLTCVSYPKSNCVIHTHKGIEV encoded by the coding sequence ATGTCGACATGCAAATTGGCCTCACATGCACCGGGAAGCAACATCATAAGGCAGCCTCCTTCATCCATGGCGGCAACGCCGACGCGAAGCTCTTCCACCGCCCGTGCGAGCTGCTGCTACTCCAGCCGCCGTCCCACAGCAGCACCTGCGCTGAGAGCCAGAGCAGCATGGAGGAGGAAACTGTGTGTTCCCGCCATGGATCTCTACAGGGTGAAGCTCGTGTCGCCGGAGGGCGAGGAGCACGAGTTCGACGCCCCAGGCGACGCCTGCATCCTGGACTCCGCCGACTCGGCGGGGGTGGAGCTGCCCTACTCGTGCCGCGCCGGCGACTGCTCCGCCTGCGCCGGCAGGATCGAGGACGGCGTGGTCGATCAGTCGGGCGGCTCGTACCTCGACGATGCGCAGCGGGCGGATGGGTATGTGCTCACCTGCGTCTCCTACCCCAAGTCCAACTGCGTCATCCACACTCACAAGGGAATAGAAGTCTAG
- the LOC107303362 gene encoding DIMBOA UDP-glucosyltransferase BX8-like, translating to MATEGHAAVAVAGAARRRVLFFPLPFQGHISPMFHLAGVLHARGFAVTVFYPDFFNAPDPSRHPAFDFVPVPDGRVGRGDGDGAGGDYLQATMASILALNRRCEAPFWQRLAALLESSGGDVACLVADAHLLTLMDVARRLGVPALALRTGSAASFRIFAAQPMLRDEGYLPARESELDAPVTVLPPAPYRVRDVTMTAGVGGHAQEQIYEIMSRAVAAVKTSSGLILNTFHALESAELAALRRDFDVPVFDVGPLHKLSPAGPAASLLRQDRGCLEWLDAQSPASVLYVSFGSIASMNAAELVETAWGIANSGHPFLWVLRPDLVRGGAAQQAAAVGLPDGFDTATRGRGAVVSWAPQDEVLAHRAVGGFWTHCGWNSTLESVCAGVPMLLRPCFGDQPGNARYAEHVWRVGLTLDTDGGGELERGKVESAIRRLMEGEDGAGMRRRAGELKSGAAECIAMAGSSCLSIDKLVNHILSL from the exons ATGGCCACGGAAGGACAtgccgctgtcgccgtcgccggcgctgccCGCCGCCGTGTGCTGTTCTTCCCGCTGCCGTTTCAGGGCCACATTAGCCCCATGttccacctcgccggcgtcctccACGCGCGGGGCTTCGCGGTCACCGTCTTCTACCCGGACTTCTTCAACGCGCCCGACCCGTCCCGCCACCCGGCGTTCGACTTCGTCCCCGTCCCCGACGGCCGCGTCGGGCGAGGCGAtggggacggcgccggcggcgactaCCTCCAGGCGACCATGGCGAGCATCCTCGCCTTGAACCGCCGGTGCGAGGCGCCGTTCTGGCAGCGCCTCGCGGCGCTGCTGGAGTCGTCCGGTGGCGACGTCGCctgcctcgtcgccgacgcgcaCCTGCTGACGCTGATGGAcgtcgcgcggcggctcggcgtgCCGGCGCTCGCGCTGCgcaccggcagcgccgcctccttccgCATCTTCGCCGCACAGCCGATGCTCCGGGACGAGGGCTACCTCCCCGCTCGAG AGTCGGAGCTGGACGCGCCGGTGACGGTGCTGCCTCCGGCGCCGTATCGCGTCCGCGACGTGACGATGAcagccggcgtcggcggccacGCGCAGGAGCAGATCTACGAGATAATGTCGCGGGCCGTCGCGGCGGTGAAGACGTCCTCGGGGCTCATACTCAACACCTTCCACGCCCTCGAGAGCGCCGAGCTCGCGGCGCTCCGGCGGGACTTCGACGTCCCGGTGTTCGACGTCGGTCCGCTCCACAAGCTATCGCCGGCGGGACCGGCGGCCAGCCTGCTGCGGCAGGACCGCGGCTGCCTCGAGTGGCTGGACGCCCAGTCGCCGGCGTCCGTGCTCTACGTCAGCTTCGGTAGCATCGCCAGCATGAAcgccgccgagctcgtcgAGACGGCGTGGGGCATCGCCAACAGCGGCCACCCGTTCCTCTGGGTGCTCCGCCCTGACCtcgtccgcggcggcgcggcgcagcaggccgccgccgtcggcctcccCGACGGCTTCGACACCGCgacgcgcggccgcggcgcggtgGTCAGCTGGGCGCCGCAGGACGAGGTCCTCGCCCACCGGGCGGTAGGCGGGTTCTGGACGCACTGCGGCTGGAACTCGACGCTGGAGAGCGTCTGCGCCGGCGTGCCGATGCTGCTCCGGCCATGCTTCGGCGACCAGCCGGGCAACGCGAGGTACGCCGAGCACGTGTGGCGGGTAGGCCTCACGCTGGACactgacggcggcggcgagctcgagAGGGGCAAGGTGGAGTCCGCCATCAGGAGGCTCATGGAAGGGGAAGACGGCGCCGGGATGCGGCGGAGAGCCGGCGAGCTGAAGAGCGGTGCGGCCGAGTGCATCGCCATGGCTGGCTCTTCTTGCCTCAGCATTGACAAGCTCGTTAACCACATTCTTTCCCTCTAG